The genomic segment TCTCTCCTTCCTTTTGAAGAATGCAGATGAATTTAGCTTGTTAGCTCACATTATGCTGAGAACTAGATTAGAACAGAATATAATAAACGGTACGTTAGAGGTCGAAGATCTGCACGATGCATGGCTAGAAGGTATGGAGCATTATAAAATTCCAGTAAAAGCCAAAAATGAGCTAGACACTTATTTTCAAGATGAATATTGGGCAAGCGGGGTTATAGGGTATTTTCCCGTTAAAATTATAGCTTTAATTGCGGCTATACAGATTTTTTCTTTCATCAAAAAGAATCATTACGAGTTTTTAGGTGCTATAGTAAAAGGAGATTTTAGTTTACTTATCAGTTGGTTATCCCAAAATATATACAGTGCAAAGTGTGGTCTTTTGGATTTGCTAAAAAAAATAACAGGCAAGGGGTTAGATATTGAGTGTTGTACTAGCTATTTGTCTGAAAAGTATAATTTGTCTCAATAAAAATAAAATGGTTTTGTATGAGTCTTTTTCAAAAATCAACTAGAAAGTTTTGTCACCTTTTTACTTTCAAGGGTTTATTTGCTAGCGATATTGCTATAGACCTTGGCACTGCGAACACTTTAGTTTACCAGAAAAACCAAGGAATAGTACTTGATGAACCTTCAGTTGTAGCAAGAATAAAGGAAAAGGGAAGCTATGTTCCTTACGCTTTTGGTAAAAAAGCTAAAATGATGCTTGGGAAAACGCCTGGAGAAATAGAGGCAATCAGGCCATTGAAAGATGGCGTTATTGCTGATTTTAAAAGTGCGGAAGAGATGCTAAAATATTTCATACGCAGTGCAAATACAAAACTTACTGTTAATAAGCCTAATATTATCATATGTGTTCCATCTGGATCCACTCCAGTTGAAAGGCGTGCTATACAAGATGCAGCAGAAAGTGCTGGTGCAAATGAAGTATTTTTAATTGAAGAACCAATGGCTGCGGCAATCGGAGCTGGCCTTCCGGTTACCGAGCCGGAAGGTTCTATGGTTGTTGATATAGGAGGTGGTACAACTGAAGTTGCAATTATTTCTTTAGGCGGGATTGTTTATTCACGTTCTGCTAGAGTAGGTGGTGATATTATGGATGAAGCAATAAAATCATACATCCGTGAAAATCATAAGTTATTAATTGGTGAAACAACAGCCGAAAAAATTAAAAAAAGTATAGGCTCGGCTAGTCTGCCTGGCGAAAGTAACAAAGAGGGAATGATGGTCAAAGGCAGGGACTTAGTGAGCGGTATGCCAAAAGAAATGCTTTTGTCAGAGCATCAGGTTGCAGAAAGTTTAATAGAGCCAGTGCATCAGATAATTTCTGCTATTAAAACAGCGTTAGAGAGCACTCCACCTGAACTTTCTTCTGATATAGTTGACAAAGGAATAGTCTTATCTGGTGGTGGTGGATTATTACGCAATTTGGGTAAAGTTATCAGTGAAACAACAAAACTATCAGTGCGTGTTGCAGATGATCCACTTTGTTGCGTTGCCCTCGGTAGCGGCAAAGTGCTTGAAAACATGGATTACTTCAGTCACGTCCTATTTAAGCAGGATTAATCATGGTTTTGGTTGTTGAAATTTTTCGATTTTAAAGTTCCCGAGATACCGCGAATAAATCGCGGCATGACGTTGGGAGATTTGATCAATGTTAGCTATATTTAATGAATTTAGGTAGCCATGCTAAAAGAATTTGAAATTGAACCTCTGCTAAAAGATAAAGCTCCGCATCAAACCAAGGCTGTAGTTGCGATGTCCGGTGGGGTTGATAGCTCTGTTGCTGCAGTGCTGCTACATCACCTTGGATATAGAGTGATCGGTGTGACTCTTCAGCTATACGGTAGTAATGCTAATGCGAGAAAAGGTGCATGTTGTGCTGGACAGGATATTTATGATGCCAAGCGCGTAGCTGAAGGTGCTGGCTTTTCTCATTATATCTTAAACTATGAAGAAATATTCAAAAAGGAAGTAATAGAGGATTTTGCAGATACCTATATGCGTGGGGAAACCCCTATACCATGCATAAAATGTAATCAAACGGTAAAGTTTCGTGATCTATTACAAGTCACAAAAAATTTAGGTGCAGATGTGCTAGTCACAGGACATTACGTAAGAAGATTAGAGCACAATGGTGAAGTAAAGTTGTGCAGAAGCATAGATAAAAGTAAAGATCAAAGTTACTTTCTGTTTGCCACAACAAAGGATCAGTTGAGGCTTTTGAGATTTCCACTTGGCGGGTTCTATAAATGTGATATAAGAAAATTAGCAAAATATTTTGGTTTGCAGATTTCTGAAAAGCCAGATAGTCAAGATATATGCTTTGTTTCCAAAAGCTATAGCGAAACAATAGCTAAGCTAGTCCCACAATCTGTACAGAAAGGCAAAATCGTAGATACAAATGGAAAAGTGCTGGGTGAGCATAATGGCATAGTAAATTTTACGGTGGGACAAAGAAAAGGCCTAGGTATCGCACACAATGAACCCCTTTATGTGATAAGAATTAGTACAGAAAATAATGAAGTTGTAGTAGGCCCGATCAGCGCGTTAATGCAAAAAAAGATATTGCTCAAGGAGTTAAACTGGCTAGAGCAACCAAAGGAAGGTATGGAGGTAACTGTGAAGCTCAGATCGTCGCATGCGGGAAGTTTAGCAGCGATATACCCAACTGAGGAAAAAGGTAAAGCTTGTGTTATTTTAAACGACGAATACTTTGGCATCAGTCCTGGCCAAGCCTGCGTAGTATACAAAAATGAGCAAGTTATTGGCGGTGGATGGATATATAAGTAACCTATAAAACAGTAGAATGGGTAGAAAACGGATTTTGCATTGCGGCAACTGACGACTATGGCCTGCCCCACGAACTTATAATTCGAAAGCAACCCCAGCCATCATCAAAAACAAAAAGATTACTTGACAAACCTCGCCAGTTCACTTATCATAACCATAGTATTGTGGGTGTTTTAGGCCTAAAATTTATCATCAAACTTTGTATTAAGTGACAAAGCACAACAAAAAACTAGGCGTGTTATGTTTAATTTTTGCAATATAGAGACTCCATGTCTTTATAAATTTTTATCTACATTAGCTGAACCTCGCTTATTAAGCGATGTAAGAGAGAATCGGACGCCAAGTNNNNNNNNNNNNNNNNNNNNNNNNNNNNNNNNNNNNNNNNNNNNNNNNNNNNNNNNNNNNNNNNNNNNNNNNNNNNNNNNNNNNNNNNNNNNNNNNNNNNCCTCCGTACGGAATAGAGTTGAAAATTGATGTATTAAATTCTTTAATTCTAACTCTAGTAAATTTTATAGCGTTGGTAAGTGTGCTTTATAGCTTTTATATTAACGAAAAAGAGATTAGCAAAAACAAAATAACAGGTTTTTACTCTCTATTTCTGTTGTGCTTGAGTGGGTTGCTTGGGATTTTAGTAACAAATGACATATTCAATCTTTATGTTTTCTTGGAGATTTCATCTCTTTCTTCTTACATGCTAGTTGCAATGGGAAGGGACAAAAAAGCCTTAGTTGCAGCATTTGAATATCTGATTAGTGGAACAATAGGTGCAACATTTTATTTATTTGGTATTGGGCTTTTATACTCTATGACTGGAACTCTCAACATGTCTAATATGGCTGAAAGAATAGTGCCATTATATGATAATAACATTGTAAAACTTGGCACACTGTTTATTTTTGTTGGCCTCTCAATCAAAATGGCACTGTTTCCATTAAGTAGGTGGCTAGTTAATGCATATAGTGAAGCGCCAAGTTTCATCAGCATATTCTTTTCAGGTACAGTAACCAAAGTGATGATATATGTTTTTATCAGAATCTTTTATACTGTTTTCCATCAAAATTTCTTTTTGTTTAAATCGCCAGTGAACAATGTGATAATTATCCTTGCGCTTTGTGCTATTATATTTGGGTCAATATTTGCAATAACTGCAAAAGATATGAGAAGGCTATTTGCTCACTCCAGTATCAGTCAAGTTGGTTATATAGTTTTGGCGCTGAGTTTAAGCTCACAAGCAGGTTTATTTGCAGCAATCCTTCACATCATAAATCATAGTATGATAAAAACATCTTTATTCATGGTTGCAGGATGTATTTCTTATAAGTTTGATTCAACAAAAGTAGAGAATTTGTCAGGACTCAAGGAGTCAATGCCTTATATAGCACTCGCATTTACTCTACTCAGTTTAGCGTTAATCGGTGTACCTTTAACAAATGGTTTTGTAAGCAAATGGTATATAATGAAAGCAATTATAGAATCTCATGCGTGGGTTTCCCTTATAATTTTTGCCTCTGGCTCTTTCCTTGCATTGATATATATGTGGAAGATGGTAGAGAAGGTATATTTTAAAAATGATGCAGTGCAGTGCACTGGAGTAATACCGGACAAAATTAATGAAGTACCATTTCCTATGCTTTTCTGTCTATTATTTATGGCAGTTTTAACAATAATAACAGGGATACATAGTAATCCCATTCGGTTAGTAGTTGAAAGGTTGGTTTTTTGATTTTCGTATTTTATTATACTTCAAGGCTATAAGGTTTTTGTTGTGGATAGGCCAAAGAAGATTCATTGGTTATTAGTTATTAACGTAATAGCTCTGTTTTGCGTTGGCATAGTTGTTCAATATTCTTCTGCTGGAGGAAAGTGGGTGCCATTTGCAATGCATCAGCTAGTCATATTCTCTTTCTTCTTTCTATTTACTATAACTATGTCATGTATAGAGCTAGATTTCTACTTGAAGTACGCTTATTTTTTTTATACGGCAGCAGTGATTTTATTGTTAGTAGTAAATTTTTTTGGCTTGCACACAATGGGTGCAACAAGGTGGATAAGAATCGGATCAATTAGCTTGCAACCATCAGAGTTTGCAAAGGTGGGCCTAGTACTTGCACTTGCTCGTTATTTTAATAAGCAAAGCGTGTATAAAATGATGGAATTTCAGAGATTATTTAAGCCACTTATAATTATTTTCTTACCCGTATTCTTGGTGTTAAAGCAACCTAATTTAGGTACAGCTGTAATAATGTTATTTATAGGAGCGTCAATTATATTCACAGCAATAGTGAAAAGATCTCATTTAATAATTTGTGGAACGCTTAGCATTTTGATAATACCGGGTATTTGGCCTTTTTTACGTCCTTACCATAAGCAAAGGATACTATCGTTTTTAGATTCATCAGTGGATCCACTTGGAATAGGGTATAACGCACAGCAATCTCAAATAGCTATTGGTTCAGGAGGTTTACTTGGTAAGGGTTTTGTTAATGGAAGTCAAACTCAACTTGGATTTTTGCCGGAGAAGCACACGGATTTTGCTTTTGCAGTGCTTGGTGAAGAGTGGGGATTTTTGGGCAGCATAGTTTTAATTTTACTCTACACTACGTTGCTTGCTATAATATTCTCTATTGCTTATAGATCAAAAAATTATTTTTCTAAGTTAGTATCTATTGGAATTTTTGCTTTTTTTGCTGCTCATTTCTCCATAAACATCGGAATGACAATAGGCCTTTTACCTGTAATAGGCGACCCATTACCGTTTCTGTCTTATGGGGGAAGCACAACTGCTGCAAGCTTAATATGTATAGGGCTACTGCTAGCAATAAAAGCAGATAAGCAACAAAATACTTGTATTTTACCTATGCTAAAGTAAAATTAAACTTTACTCAATAGTTTTTATGCTCGATGAAGTGCACGAGGAGTGTGGAGTATTTGGTATAAGCTGTAATAAAAATGCCGCTTTTGACTCTATACTAGGCCTTCATGCTTTACAGCATAGAGGTCAAGAATCTTTCGGTATCGCAACAAGTAACGAAGGCAAGTTGCATTCTTATCATTTTCCGGGTCAAGTGGGCAGTATACTTGATGATATAGATGAGATAAAGAAATCCTTGCCTGGAGATTATGCAATAGGCCATGTTCGATACTCAACAAGTGGCAGTAAATCTGGAGCACAGCCCATGTTTGGCAAAAGTTACAAATTTGGGGATTTTGCTATAGCACATAATGGTAATTTAATTAATGTTTCTCCAATACGCGAGCAGCTAATTAAACAAGGATGTGTTTTTCAATCAGACATTGATACAGAAGTGGTAGTGCGTTTGGTAGAAACCAATGCAAAGAATAGCTTTTTAGAGAGTTTTATATATACATTAAAACAAATACGAGGCGCTTATTCTTTTGTAGCAATTAATCAAGAAGTAATTATTGGAGTGCGCGATTCAGCAGGAATCAGACCTCTTGTTCTAGGCAAATTAAACGGTTCTTATGTACTTGCATCTGAGACTTGTGCTTTTGATATAGTAAATGCAGAGTTTGTTAGAGAAATAGAACCAGGTGAATTAGTCACCATTGATCGAAATGGTAATCTAACTTCAGCATTTCCTTTCTCACAGCAAAAATCGAGCTTTTGTATTTTCGAATATGTTTATTTTTCAAGACCAGACAGCATAATGGAGAACAAGTCTATATATGATATAAGAAAAGAGATAGGAAGAGTACTTGCAAAGGAGAGTCCGCCAACAAACAATGTGGATATGATTGTTCCGATACCTGATTCTGGAATACCTGCAGCTATTGGATATGCCACATATTCTAAGTTACCTATGGAACTGGGAATAATTCGTAATCATTACATAGGGAGAACCTTTATACAACCAACTGCTGAAGTACGTAAAGTTAGAATAAAATTGAAATTCAATGCTAATAAGCATATTTTAAAGGATAAAAACATAATTTTAATAGATGATAGTATAGTACGCGGTAGTACACTCAGAAGCATAATAACTATGCTGAAAGATGCAGGAGTAAAAGAAATTCACTTAAAAATTTCAAGTCCACCAATTAAGTACTCTTGTTTTTATGGAATTGATACACCAGAGCGCAAGGACTTAATTGCTGCAAATCAGTCTATAAAGGAAATAGAGGCAAGCATAGGAGTAAATAGTTTATCCTTCTTGAGCATTAATGGGCTATATCAGGCTGTTAAGGAAGAGAAGCGCAATAACATAGCGCCACAATACTGCGATGCTTGTTTCACAGGTGATTATCCGATTGGTTATAATTAGTGAGGCCTCTATACGTTGTGCAACCAGTTTTGAAAGATATAGGTGCACGTAGCATTTTGTAAAGTTGTTAGAGCTTAGTTTAGATAATCTTAAATCGCCAAAATTTCTCTTGGCCTTTACTGATTCCAATCCTTGGAGTGCAAACATAATCCAGTTTGAGGTTAGACTCATAAACGCAAAATTCATGGCTTATAGTAAGGTCTCGTTTGTTATGCTCTTTTGTAATGTTTAATCTTTTGCACAATATTCCTGGTCCACCTAAATTTGTTTCAAGCGGTTCAATAAGCTTTAATCCCCTTATTAACACTGCTGCTGGAAATCCTTCTGTTTCTGTCACAATGTTTAAACAGTAATACATTCCATATATAAAGTACACGTATGAAAACCCCGGCATACCAAACATTACTGAGGTTCGATTAGTATAGCCTTTTGCTGCATGACAAGCGGGATCATCCGTTCCTATATAAGCTTCAACTTCAGTTATTACTCCACTGAAGTTAGAAAACTTTAGCGTCTTTCCTAGTAACTCTCCAGCTACAGTTAAAGTCGGCCGCTCGTAGAAATTTCTTGATAGTATGATGTTGCTCATTATGAAAGTATAAGCTACTTGCAGGCGCAAGCAACTTATACCATATCTCTTGCATAACCAAATTATGGTCAGAGGTATCTTGGAGGAAGGCAAAACCGGAAAGCAAGTTATGCAAGAGATCTACTCTATGATGATGCCATTCCAGTGCTCTATGCACAGCTGTATGAACATTTGTTTTGCCAAGGTCAACAAACGGTGTTTCCCCTATGGTAGTACTGGTTTCTGTGATCTCATCAAAAACGTTATGTTTTAGTAGCTTATGCTCACCAAATCAGTTTGCTTACAAACAAGCAAACTCTTCTGGATCCCAGTACTGGGATGACATCATAAGGAGCGCTGCTGTCATTTCAGCCGCAGCGGGATCTCAGTCACAAATGTTTAAGAAATTTACTAAATGGGAAAAAAGGCAAAAGGAACTACCGAAAGAAAGAAATTGGAAACAAATTCTAGACGTATTTTTTCCAGATTTGATAAAATAGCTGAGGTTTTTGTGGGCTTTCTTGTTGGGGCTCTTTTCTCTAAAATTTCGTCCACAGGGTCTAGGCTATCTCTTCCTGAAGTTGTGTTATCTCATCGTGTGAAAGTCCGATAATTTGAGAGATAACATCTGCAGAAACGCCAGCTTTGAGTAAATTTTTTGCGACTTCAATATCCCTCTCTCTTCTCCCTTCCGCTCTGCCGCGTTCTTGTCCGATCTGAATACCCATCTCCTCACCAATTTTGATGCCCTCTTCTCTACCTTCTTTCCTACCTTCTTCTCTACCTTGGTGTCTGCCTTTTTCAGTAGCATCATCGAGTTTTTGAGCGAGGACAGCTTTTTCATCGCGAATGCGCTTGATTTCTTGTTCGTAGGCTATAAATTCTTTTTCTGACCAGTTGAATCTGTTTAGCTCTTCATATGCTTTTTCAATTATTGCATCACTTCCTATTATTTTTTCCAATTCCGTTTCACTAGTTTCATCTGCATATTTAAAGAAGTAAATCCACTTTTCAACTATGTTTTCCAACTGATCTTCCTTTGTTTTGGGAAATTTTGGCAATTCAATAAACGTAAAATAAAAATCTTTTAAATCGTGCGCATTAGTATTTTCATCCCGAATAGTGTGTTTCGATTTATACTCGGACTTGTCCGGAAACAGCTGCTATAGCAATAAAGATAATTTCTTTAAGATCTTGATATTGCTCATCCTTATCAGCCTGTCTTGAATAAGCTTTAGCAGCGTAGTATTGGGCGCGTTTCTCAAAACCTTTAGTTTTAGCAACCTGCATCTCGACGATCACTTGTACCCCATTTTCATCTCTACAAAGAACATCAACGATACTTTGTTTTTTGGAGGCAATTTCAGCATCCATGATAGTGCTGAGGAATTCTATTTCTTTTATTTCATCTTTGCCAGTAAAGCTCAAGATATCATTGAGAAAATGAATAAGGATATCTTTATTTTTTTCTGTACCAAAGATGCGCCGAAATGCTATATCGTTCTTCGGATCGAGAAATTTAGAAAGAGCCATAGCGAATAAATCTATAAGACGTTAATAATTATACACAATTCTGAAGAAATATTCAACATTTTTGTGTTTGGAGCAGTAAAAAGGCTATAGATTTATAAATATTAAGAAATTTACTAAAATGGTGAAAAAGGCAAAAGGAGCCCCGTAGTGCTAATTTTACTCTCTATTCTGTAAATTGGCGCTAATAATAATGTGCTGACGCTTGATTTAAGCGCGATTTGGCTGAATGTAGAAAAAATTTAAAAGACACGCAGCCCCGATAATTTTATATAATCCGCCAAAAAATACCTTAACTTTTTTACTGAATTTGGTCATGAAATCTGCAGATCAAAGACAAATCTCACTATTATAATAATGGAGTGGGAGAGGTTTGTCAAGTAATCTTTTTGTTTTTGATGATGGCTGGGGTGGCTTTCGAATTACAACGTATGTACACTCTGTATGCACCTGATTTACAAGTGCTCTCTTGTCAAAATCTCCAGAATCTGCACTATATTTAGCGCTGCACCTTTGCGTAGATTATCAGCCACTATCCACATATTTAACCCATGCTCAACAGTATCGTCTTGCCTAATACGCGATACGTATACGGCATCCTCCTGTACAGCATCAATTTGAGTTGTATATTCACTGTCTTCTCGCCTATCGTACACTAGAATTCCATTATCTTCGTTTTCTCCTAGCACTTCACGAGCCTGTTCCTCAGTGATACGCTGATTAAACTCTACATTTACTGTCATAGCATGACCAATAAAAACAGGTACCCTAACACAAGTTGCAGTTACTTTTATATCTTCCCCTAAAATTTTTTTCGTTTCCTCTTGCATTTTCCATTCCTCTTTTGTAGAGCCATCTTCCATGAATTTTCCTATATGAGGAATGCAGTTAAACGCTATTTGCTTAGGGAAAATCTCAGGCTTTTTAGCTTCATTCATGAAAATCCTTTTTGTCTGGTGATAGAGTTCATCCATCGCTGCTTTACCTGCACCAGAAGTCGATTGATAAGTTGAGGTAACAACTCTCTTTATTTTTGCTTTTTGGTGTAATAAACACAATACTAGAAGCATCTGTATTACAGTACAGTTTGGATTGGATATTATATTGTGGTTCTTATATTCCGTGATTTTGTCCTTATTAACCTCTGGAATAACTAATGGCACACCTTCTTTCATCCTAAAATGGGAACTATCATCTATCACAATGCATCCGGCCTGCGTTGCAATCGGTACATATTTTTCAGAAACGTAAGATCCAGCACAAAAAATAGCCACATTGGTTCCAACAAAGTCATAATCCTTAAGGCATAAAACCGTCAACTCCTTGTCATCAAAACTCACTTTTTTTCCTTTTGATTTTTCTGATGCAAGTGCAACAACAGAATCTATTGAAATTTTTTTCTCATTTTGAAACTCAGAAAGTATACTCAGCACCTCACGTCCCACTCTTCCAGTTGCTCCAATAACAGCAATTTTATGTCTCATATAGATAAACCTATAACTTTAAAGCTATATTATATTTTTACTGACAAAAATTTACAATTGTTTTAATATTTTTACCTTGTAATTAACCATAATTTAGTTATTATTATGCAATATTAATAATATTACGTGGTAAAATGAGAGATGAGCAAAGAATACGATGAAACTAAGGTAAAACCTGTAACATCTATACCTCAAGGACTTAAGAAAATTAATGTCTCAAAGGTTCAAAATGTTCTCTCAAGAAAAGAATTTAAGATAAATTTTGATGATGCAAAGTATGCTGTAAAGACTGTTAAAACACGGTTTTTAGAAACAGAACAACAGCCTTCAAAGCTAAGAGATCTCTTAAAATCAATACCAGTTATAGGGAGATTGTTAGCAAAAATCTTTACACCAGAGGAAGCAGCATATAAAAAATTACAACTACAAACAGATCATTCTAGTGAAGCAAGAAATAAGACTTGCATAAATAATAAACACACAGAAGAAGTAGGGAGCAGACTTAAGAAGAGCAATGTTGAACAAGTAGATAAAGAGGAGAAAAACCTTGGTCCATAAACATCGATCATTTTAAGGAGTATCTCTAGTCATCACGTCAGAAGCCCTGCGGTACCAAAGTAAATAAATAGGTATGCCACTTGCGGTAAATGAGCTCGCAACTAGCAAGGTATTTATGGAGGTTTCAAGTATAACCCAGCAACAAAAGGTTATTGCTATACTGCCAATTAAAAATTTGCAATAATTTTTCTCCTTTACAATAACTTTTAGAAAAGCAAGGCTGCATGCAAGGTAGACAAACAAGAATGAAACTACAGAGAAGTCAATAATCGATGTGATTTGTTTAGCAAAATTGTCGTGCGAAGTAAGAATTAGTAAAATTGCAGTTCCGACTGAACTGGTTATTATTCCCCAAAAAGGAGAATCATGTTTGTTCCTTCTAGCAAAGAGTTGTGGCATAAGTCCATCTCTTGCAAGACCAAAAGCAACTTGCCCACTAGATAAAACCCAAGCATTTAAACTTCCAACACAAAAAATAAATGCGATTATAGAAATAATCAAATGCCAATTACCAGAAGACATAACTTTTATCGCATCAACATATGGCGCTCTTGAGTTTGCTAAATCATTGCCGTTTATTAATCCCATGATTGCAAAATTGTTGATAAAATATATAACAGCAACACAAATCGTTCCAAGTATCACAGCTCTTGGTATTGTTCCAGCTGGATTATCAACTGATCCTGCAGGCGCTGTTGCCAATTCAACTCCAATAAAACCCCATAAAGTAAGAAGTGTAGAACGAGCAAGAATCTGCGATGTTGTAAGATTTGATATTTCTGCACTGATAACAAAATTACTTCCATCAAAAAAAAACAACGCTGCTATAGGTATTACAAGCAATACAGAAATTTTTATAATCGTCAATAAGGACTCAATACGTCCAGCAGTAGCTACTCCTCTTAAATTTATTAATGTAATAACTGTAAATAATGACAGCTCTAAAAACAAACGCATGTTCTGGATATCTTCATGAAAAAATGGTGTAAGATAACCAATACCCACAACTATCAAAGCTGTTGTGCTGACCCATGAGATTATCCAGTACGTCCAACCAACAAAAAAAGCTGCTGTAGGACCAAAAGCATGTTTCACATAAACGTGCGGACCTCCAGTCTCGGGAAATTTTGCGCATAGCATAGCAAAGACTAAAGCAAGAGATACAGCACCAACTCCTGATATTGCCCAACTTATAGAGCTATAGATACCATATGGTGCAAGGCTAATTGGAAGCATAAAAATTCCAGAGCCAATTTGGCTACTGATGACTAAAGCAAGAACAGTCAAAAAACCTATTTTGTTTGACACAATACCTCTTGGTTCCATTAATACAGATCAGTAGTATAACTTAGTCTGAAAAATTTCAATAAATAATTATGCTTTTAAGTTAAGCTTTTAGGAAGATCTCTTTATAGATTTGTGGTACCAAAACAGATAAATAAATGTGCCGCTTAGGGGAAATAGGCTTGACATTAACAATGTGTTTATAGGAGTCTCATATATTATCCAGCAACAAAAAAATATAGCCACACCTCCAATTAAGAATTTGCAGTAGTTTCTCTCTTGTATAATGACCTTGAAAAAAGCAAGACAGCATGCTAGGTAGACAAATAAATATGAAACCACAGCAACATCGATAATTGAAGTTACTTGCTTAGCAAAGTTCTCGCTTGATGTTAAAATGAGCAAAGCTAATATTCCTAAAGTATTGATTATTATTCCACAAAAAGGAGCGTTATGTCTGTTTCTTTTAGCAAAAAATTGCGGCATTAGCTTATCTTTTGCAAGGCCTAAAGCAACTTGTCCGTCAGCCAGAAACCAAGCGTTTAGACTACTTACAGAAACAATAAAAGCAATAACGGAAACTATTAAATACCAATTGCCAGGTAAAACTATCTTTATCGCATCAACGTATGGTGCTTCTGAGTTAGCGAGGTGGTTACCATTTATCAGTCCCATAATTGCAAGGCTATTGATGAAATATATGATAGCAACAGAGAACGTACCAAGCACTATTGCTCTTGGTATTGTCCTGCTCGGATCATGAACTGATCCTGCAGACGCTGTTACTGTTTCAAGCCCAATAAAGCACCATAAAGTAAGCAGTGAAGAACGAGCAAAAATTTGAGATACTGTGAGGTTTGATACTTCTTCACTCACGATAAAATTATTTCCATTAAAAAAAAATAGTGCTGCTATTGGTATTGCAAACAGTATAGCAATCTTGGCAATCATCAATAGGAGCTCAACGTGTCCAACGGTAGTTATTCCTCTTAAGTTTATTAACATAATAACTAAAATTAATGTTGTTTCTAAAAGCAAACGTATACTTTGCACATCATTATGAAAAAGCGGAGCTAAATAACCAATACTTGCAACTGCTACAGCTGTTGAACCAACCCACGAACTTGCCCAATATGTCCAACCAATAAAAAAAGCCGCTGTAGGACCAAAAGCA from the Candidatus Wolbachia massiliensis genome contains:
- a CDS encoding rod shape-determining protein; translated protein: MSLFQKSTRKFCHLFTFKGLFASDIAIDLGTANTLVYQKNQGIVLDEPSVVARIKEKGSYVPYAFGKKAKMMLGKTPGEIEAIRPLKDGVIADFKSAEEMLKYFIRSANTKLTVNKPNIIICVPSGSTPVERRAIQDAAESAGANEVFLIEEPMAAAIGAGLPVTEPEGSMVVDIGGGTTEVAIISLGGIVYSRSARVGGDIMDEAIKSYIRENHKLLIGETTAEKIKKSIGSASLPGESNKEGMMVKGRDLVSGMPKEMLLSEHQVAESLIEPVHQIISAIKTALESTPPELSSDIVDKGIVLSGGGGLLRNLGKVISETTKLSVRVADDPLCCVALGSGKVLENMDYFSHVLFKQD
- the mnmA gene encoding tRNA 2-thiouridine(34) synthase MnmA, which produces MLKEFEIEPLLKDKAPHQTKAVVAMSGGVDSSVAAVLLHHLGYRVIGVTLQLYGSNANARKGACCAGQDIYDAKRVAEGAGFSHYILNYEEIFKKEVIEDFADTYMRGETPIPCIKCNQTVKFRDLLQVTKNLGADVLVTGHYVRRLEHNGEVKLCRSIDKSKDQSYFLFATTKDQLRLLRFPLGGFYKCDIRKLAKYFGLQISEKPDSQDICFVSKSYSETIAKLVPQSVQKGKIVDTNGKVLGEHNGIVNFTVGQRKGLGIAHNEPLYVIRISTENNEVVVGPISALMQKKILLKELNWLEQPKEGMEVTVKLRSSHAGSLAAIYPTEEKGKACVILNDEYFGISPGQACVVYKNEQVIGGGWIYK
- a CDS encoding proton-conducting transporter membrane subunit; the encoded protein is PPYGIELKIDVLNSLILTLVNFIALVSVLYSFYINEKEISKNKITGFYSLFLLCLSGLLGILVTNDIFNLYVFLEISSLSSYMLVAMGRDKKALVAAFEYLISGTIGATFYLFGIGLLYSMTGTLNMSNMAERIVPLYDNNIVKLGTLFIFVGLSIKMALFPLSRWLVNAYSEAPSFISIFFSGTVTKVMIYVFIRIFYTVFHQNFFLFKSPVNNVIIILALCAIIFGSIFAITAKDMRRLFAHSSISQVGYIVLALSLSSQAGLFAAILHIINHSMIKTSLFMVAGCISYKFDSTKVENLSGLKESMPYIALAFTLLSLALIGVPLTNGFVSKWYIMKAIIESHAWVSLIIFASGSFLALIYMWKMVEKVYFKNDAVQCTGVIPDKINEVPFPMLFCLLFMAVLTIITGIHSNPIRLVVERLVF
- the rodA gene encoding rod shape-determining protein RodA, giving the protein MDRPKKIHWLLVINVIALFCVGIVVQYSSAGGKWVPFAMHQLVIFSFFFLFTITMSCIELDFYLKYAYFFYTAAVILLLVVNFFGLHTMGATRWIRIGSISLQPSEFAKVGLVLALARYFNKQSVYKMMEFQRLFKPLIIIFLPVFLVLKQPNLGTAVIMLFIGASIIFTAIVKRSHLIICGTLSILIIPGIWPFLRPYHKQRILSFLDSSVDPLGIGYNAQQSQIAIGSGGLLGKGFVNGSQTQLGFLPEKHTDFAFAVLGEEWGFLGSIVLILLYTTLLAIIFSIAYRSKNYFSKLVSIGIFAFFAAHFSINIGMTIGLLPVIGDPLPFLSYGGSTTAASLICIGLLLAIKADKQQNTCILPMLK
- the purF gene encoding amidophosphoribosyltransferase; this translates as MLDEVHEECGVFGISCNKNAAFDSILGLHALQHRGQESFGIATSNEGKLHSYHFPGQVGSILDDIDEIKKSLPGDYAIGHVRYSTSGSKSGAQPMFGKSYKFGDFAIAHNGNLINVSPIREQLIKQGCVFQSDIDTEVVVRLVETNAKNSFLESFIYTLKQIRGAYSFVAINQEVIIGVRDSAGIRPLVLGKLNGSYVLASETCAFDIVNAEFVREIEPGELVTIDRNGNLTSAFPFSQQKSSFCIFEYVYFSRPDSIMENKSIYDIRKEIGRVLAKESPPTNNVDMIVPIPDSGIPAAIGYATYSKLPMELGIIRNHYIGRTFIQPTAEVRKVRIKLKFNANKHILKDKNIILIDDSIVRGSTLRSIITMLKDAGVKEIHLKISSPPIKYSCFYGIDTPERKDLIAANQSIKEIEASIGVNSLSFLSINGLYQAVKEEKRNNIAPQYCDACFTGDYPIGYN